The genome window TCGCGGCAGGAGGTGCTCGATCTCCTGGCCGGGCATGAGGAACGCCGGGCGAAGATCGAATCAGAGGTGGACGCCATGTATCTCTGGAGCTTCGCCCAGGGCGAGGTGCCTTCCGCCGGGGTGGAGTGGTTCGCCGATCTGCTCTGGGACGGGGACGAAGCCAGCGACGTGGACCACCTCGCCGCGCTGGGCAGGGCGCTTCTCGGCTGCAAGACCCACTTCAAGCTCGATCCGCCTGTATTCCTCATCCACCCCGAGGAAAAGGTGGAGGCGCGGCTGCGTGAACAGAAGATCGCCGAGGAGCGCGAAAAACTGGCCGCCGCCGGGCGTTCTTTTTTCAAGCAACTCTGGGATGCCAGGCAGCGTTCCGGCGCCGTGCCTGTGAAGGACGCAGGCGTCTGGGCCGCGGAGCTGGGGCTGGAGCTGGAGCAACGTCTTGCCGGCCTCCTGCGCACGCGCATAGCCAACCCGGAGGACCAGGAGAGCGACCAGGTATGGAAGGTTGTCAGCAAGGGCCTGCCAGAGGTCCCACACCTGCCTTTGCTGCTCGCCCAGGCGTGGGGCATCATTCCGGCGCATTACAATTTTCATCTGGATCAGAACGATTATCGGGCCGATGACGGCTGGTGGACCGAGTACGAGACTGTCGTCCATGGGCTTACCGAGCGTATCAAAGCCGAAGCTCAGGCCGCTGAAGAGGGCATGGACGCCGAAAGGCTGGCCGACCGTCTGGTGAGTGTGGATGCGGCCACCACCCGCGACCTGGACGACGCCTTCGCCATACGGCCGCTGGAGGGCGGCGGCTGGCGAGTGCTCGTGGCCCTGGCTTGTCCGGCCATGTTCTGGCCGTGGTGCAGCGAGCTGGACCGCGCCGTGGCGTACCGCGCATCGAGCCTTTATCTGCCCGAAGGGTCGAGCCACATGATGCCGGAAGTGCTGGGCACCGATATCTTCAGCCTGTGCGAAAAGACACCGCGGCCGGCGCTGCTGGTGGACTGCGAAGTGGACGCCCGGGGCAGGCTCGTGTCCTGCAGGCCGGAGGCGGCCTGGGCGCGTGTGACCGCCAACATGACCTACGACGAGGCCGAGGATGCCATTGACGCCGGGGCAGGCGATCACGGCGCGAACCTCGCCATCGGCTACGAGCTGGCCGAGGCGTTGCGCATGGCGCGCATCCAGAATGGCGCCGCGGTCATCATTCGTCATGAACCCGAGATCGAACTGGAGGGCGAAGGAGCCGATACGCGGGTGCAACTGGTGTTCAAACCGCAGACGCCCAAATCCCAGCTGCTGGTGAGCGAGCTGATGATCATGGTCAACAGCGCCCTCGGTTCCTGGGCCGCGGAACACTCAATCCCGCTGTATTACCGCACGCAGAACATCGCCCTGCCCAAGGAAAGCGCCGGGGTGTGGGAAGCGCCGCATGAGGTGTATCGTGTGGTGCGCTCCCTGGGCCCCTCCTGTCTGGAAACCCGGCCGGCTCGCCACGCCACCCTGGGGACTGAAGCGTACAGTCCGGTCAGCTCGCCGCTCAGACGGTATGCCGACCTCGTCAACGAAGGGCAGATTCTGCACTATCTGGAACACGGAACGCCACGGCTCACTGCCGGTGAAATGGAGGCCATGCTGCCCACGCTGACGTGTCGGATGGAGGCAGTGGGCCGCATCCAGCGCTTCAGGCCGCGCTATTGGAAACTCCTTGCCGTGAAGCAGTCAATAAATCCAACATATGATTCCGAGATCGTGGACGAGGCCCCGAACTTCGTGACGGCGGCTGTGCCGGACTTGCAAATTTTCGTGCGCGGCTCCAAAAAGATGTTTGGGGACAAGATCGTGCCCGGGCAGCATTTTGACATCCGTCTGGGGAAGGTCGATCCACTGGCCAACGAAATCCATGTCGTGGAGGCGTGGGAGAGCGAAGGCCCCGATACCAACGGGAGTGAATGATGGCGTATGTGTTCCTGGTTCTGGCCGCATACCTGCTCGGCTCCGTGCCGTTCGGCTATGTGGTTGGCCGGCTCTGCGGCGTGGACCCGCGCAAGGAAGGCAGCGGCAACACCGGGGCCACCAACCTTGCCCGCACCTGCGGCCTGTGGGCCGGCATTCTTGTGCTCGTGCTGGACTTCGGCAAGGGCTTCCTTCCCGTAATCGTTGCCGCCTCCATGCACGCGCCATGGCCGTGGATCAGTCTGGCCGGCTTTGCCGCGCTGATGGGCCATTGCTACTCAGTGTTTCTGGGTTTCAAAGGCGGCAAAGCCGTGGCGACCACTCTCGGCGTTTTCGCAGCCGTGGCGCCGCTGCCACTGGTTGCGGCCGCGTTTTTGTGCGTGGTGGCCATAGCGGCCTCGGGCTTTGTATCGCTCGGGTCCCTGGTTATGGTTACCAGCATGCCGCTTCTGCTGCTCGCGTTTCAGGCGCCGCGCTTCATTCCCCTGAGCATAGCCGTGCTCCTTCTCGTGTACTGGCGGCACCGGGAGAACATCGGCCGCCTGGTACGGGGCGAAGAAAAGCACTGGCGCAAGAAGAAATCGCAAGACGGCAAAAGGTAGTATGGCTCGCGCCGGCGTTTCCGTGTAGATATTACTGGGAGCAGAAAATTTTTACATTTTCGCGCCCCAGTTATAAGGACGGCCACGCTCCAGGCGGAGCCACGCGGCTAACGTCGCGGGAGCAAGAAGTTTAAAATTTCTTGCTCCCAGTAACAGTATCGCGGGATATTAACCAGCAATTCAATCGAGGATGAGAGCATGCGCAGAATACTCGTTCCCGTGGACCTGGGGCCAGCCACCGAGAAGGTCATCGAAGTGACCGAAGCCCAGGCCAGGGCGTTCGGTGCGCCGGTGGAGCTGCTGCACGTTACGGTGCCGGAGCCGGATTTCGTGGGATATGGGCCTGGTCCGCAACACGAGCGGGACCAGCTTGCCTGCGAGATGAAAGAGCAGCGGCAGAAGCTGACCGCACTCAAGGAGCGGCTGCACGAGGCCGGCATCGACGTGACAGAGCGCATGTACCAGGGCGTGCCCGAAGAGAAAATTCTCGAGGAAGCCAAACGCTCGGATATCGACCTCATCATTCTGGGCCTTGCCCGCCACTCCATTTTCTACCGCGTCTGGGTGGGCAGCGTGGGCGAGGAACTGTACCGCCGCGCACCGTGCCCGCTGCTCTTCGTGCCCGCGCCGGAAGAAGAGGAGTAATGGCTCGCAACACCGTGGGCGGTTTTTTGCGCAGCCGATTCGTACGGTTGTTCGCGTTCTTCATCCTTGCCCTCTCGGTGTCGGCGTGGCCGCGGATTCTGCATTGCCAGAGCAATTTCGACGGGCCCTCGCAACTCGTGGCCGCGGCGTTACTCATGGATGTGCAGAGCGGCGAGTTTCTTCATGGTGTGGCCGCGGACACGCACATTCCCCCGGCATCGCTGACCAAAATCATGACGCTTTTCCTCGTCTTCGACGCGTTGTCGGCTGGAAAGGTACGTCAGAATGACGTCATGCGCGTGGACGATTCGGTCCAGGACATATACGGCGCCAGACTCGGCCTGCAACCTGGCGATGTCCTGACTGTGGGAGAGGCGATTTACGGCGTGGCTGTAGCGTCGGCAAACGATGCGGCGACAGCGCTGGCTGTCCATATCGCAGGCAGCGAGCAGGCGTTCGTGACCCGGATGAACGAGAAGGCCGCGTCTTTGGAATTACGCAATACGTATTACGAAAACCCGCATGGCCTTCCTTCCCCTGGCCAGAAGACCACAGCCGCGGACGTGGCCAACATATCTCGGGCCTACATTTTGTCCCACACGGAAGCGCTCGAAGTCCACAGCGCGCGTACATTCCAGTTCCGCGATGTGGTGTTTTCGAATCGTAATACGCTTCTTGGTGCTTACCCCGGGCTCGATGGTCTGAAGACAGGATTCATCAGGGCGTCCGGGCACTGCCTGGTCGCCACGGCGACACGACACGGCAGACGACTGCTTTCTGTGGTGCTTGGTGCAGCCAGTCCGGAGGAACGGGACGCGGCTTCGGTCGAGTTGCTGGACTACGGCTTCACAGCATCAGGCCCGGCCGCTTTTGATTGACTCGGAGCATGCGCTATGGACGCGGAGATCGTTACTTGGCCTTGGCTTTGAGTATGGCCACCTGGGCAATAATTCGGTGAAGGTATTCGGAGTAGTCTTCGATGAATTTTCTGTAGGTCCTGTTGTCGAGTTCGGGAGCGGTTTTCTCGATGGCGTCGCGCTGAGACGCCAAGGCGCTGGTGAGCGAGTCGAGCCGGGTGTTCACATATTCGAGCACCTGGATGTAGTTGTCGTAGTTCCCGAAATCCGAATGGCGGTAGAAGAAGATGATGTCCAGAATGGATTCGAGGTGCAGCTTAGTCGAATAAATTTTGTTGATGAAGAAGTGTGAGGTTTCCGCGTCGATGATGAGGTTCTTCTCCATCGTCAGAACGATTTCGGTGTAGATGTTCACTTCCTGGTGCAACGCCACGAAGTTGTTGAATTCTTTTTCCACATCCTCTTTCTGGAAGCGGGAGCAGCCGGCGGTGAAGACCATGAGCCCGCAGCACAGCAGGCCAACGAGGGTGGAGAGTGTATATAACCTGGAACGCATGATTGATCCCGTCGCAGTTCGTGTGGCTGGATATTCGGTTCGGCGGAACGAGCTGCTGAGGATCATAGTGCATTCAATCGCAATTGCAAAGTGTGCCGGCTACTTCGCAACCCACAGGGTGGAGCCGCCTGAGTCGCGAAACAGGCTTGCGCTGACCGAATCGGTAAAGAGTTGCCCGAGCACGCTGCCGACCGACGCCGCGCGGCCTGCGGCGACCACCGCAAAGCCTTCGTCCCGGGCCAGGGTTGCGATGGTCTGTGCGGGGTTGTCGTTGTTTTCCACCCGGCTGGTTATGCGTTTCGCATCCATGCCGTTCTCTGTCAGAAGCGCTGTCGCGCGTTGCACAACCGGATTCATGGATTCTGGATCGCTTCCCGGTTCCAGCACGCAAAGGATCGTGACGTCGTGGTCCTGCTCGCTTCCGAGGATGAAGCCCACGTGGTCGGCCATGCGGTATGCCTGCTCGGAGCCGTCCATGCACAACAGGACGTTCTTGCGGGTAGGGTCCGGGATGCGGCATATCCATACCGGCGTGACAGCAGACTCCTCAAGGATTCGGCGGCTGGTGCTTTCTCCGAGAACCTCCTCCAGCCTGGATACTCCGCGGCGGCCCAGCACCACGGCGTCATACATGCCTCGCTGCGCTTCGGCGAGAATGTCCTTGATAAGCGAAGTCCGCCTGGTCAGGCTCTTCGAGTCCACCATGCTTTCGGAGAAACCGAAACTCAGGCATTTCTCATGAGCGGCGCTAAGGGCGCTTGTCGCGCTGACGTCGGGGTCATCCTCGCCTGGCGCAATGTATAGCAGGGTGATTCGCACGTGGTCTTTGGCGGAAAAAAAAGATGCAGCGAACCGGACTCCGAACAGGGCGGTCTGATCCTCACTTATGGTGATCAACAGGTGGCGTTCCATGGATAACCTCGTGTTTGAAGCCAAGCGACCAAAAAGTAACCGGCGGGGTATGCGATACGCTGCGAGCTTGACCGCCGGGTCCATTCTGTTACGATTTTCTCATGTCATAAAGCTGTCGTCCACTGGTATGACACCTTTTTCCGGGGTTCGGGCAATGACGCATACATATCACTCCACACCAGGAGAACGGAATCGGTCCAGTGGTGCACGCGGAGAAGCCAGGGAGTGGACGCCGTTTTCGCTCATGTTCCTGGCGCTTTGCATTGCAACCTTGGCCTTCACGGTTTCCGGATGCGACCAAACCGGCCAGGAAAAGGACAGGCAGAGCGCAGAAACGCCGGGGATATCCGACAACGTGATACGAGTCGGCTTGTCGCTCGCCCTGACCGGCCACGCAAGTTTTTTGGGGCAGCAGACCCTGTACGGAGCCACCGCGTTCATCGATCATGTGAATGCCAATGGCGGCGTCCACGGCAGGCTCATTGAGCTTGTTGTCTACGATGACCGCTACGAGCCGGCAATGTGCCTGGCCAATACGCAGAAGCTCATCGTGGACGAGGACATATTCTCGCTCTTCTGTTACGTGGGCACGCCCACCACAGTAAAAATCATACCCCTGGTGGAGCGTGCGCAGATTCCTCTTCTCGGAATATTTTCCGGCGCCAAAGCCCTGCGCGACCCGTTCAGCCCGTATCTCATCAACGTGCGCGCCTCCTACCACGAGGAGGTGGACGCGGCTGTGACGCGATTGGTGGAGGACCTGGGCTGCAAGCGTATCGCCGTATTCTACCAGTACGACGCCTATGGCCTGGACGGACTGCGTGGTGCAGAGCTCTCGCTGCTCAGATACGGGCTCGATCCTGTTGCCAAAAGCTCATATATTCGCGGAACGCTGGATGTTGAGCAGGCATTGGCGCGCATTCTTGCTTCGGAAGCCGAAGCTGTGGTGATGGTGGGCACGTACATGCCCTGCGCCAAGTTCATCCGGCTGGCAAAAAAAGTGAGGCCGGATCTCATTTTTTACAACGTCTCCTTCGTGGGTGCCGAGGAACTGGTGCGAATCCTTGGCGATCAGGGCGATCGGATTGTCGTGAGTCAGGTGGTGCCCCCGCCGGAACTCCCGGAAACGTTGGGATTGTTTCCTTTGGCC of Oceanidesulfovibrio indonesiensis contains these proteins:
- a CDS encoding ribonuclease catalytic domain-containing protein gives rise to the protein MSGSTVRHPVPGCVVEFMQANRPHIAFVVGEKSGRLKLLTLNSREMNHKQDRLLPWIGPRYAPDLSRQEVLDLLAGHEERRAKIESEVDAMYLWSFAQGEVPSAGVEWFADLLWDGDEASDVDHLAALGRALLGCKTHFKLDPPVFLIHPEEKVEARLREQKIAEEREKLAAAGRSFFKQLWDARQRSGAVPVKDAGVWAAELGLELEQRLAGLLRTRIANPEDQESDQVWKVVSKGLPEVPHLPLLLAQAWGIIPAHYNFHLDQNDYRADDGWWTEYETVVHGLTERIKAEAQAAEEGMDAERLADRLVSVDAATTRDLDDAFAIRPLEGGGWRVLVALACPAMFWPWCSELDRAVAYRASSLYLPEGSSHMMPEVLGTDIFSLCEKTPRPALLVDCEVDARGRLVSCRPEAAWARVTANMTYDEAEDAIDAGAGDHGANLAIGYELAEALRMARIQNGAAVIIRHEPEIELEGEGADTRVQLVFKPQTPKSQLLVSELMIMVNSALGSWAAEHSIPLYYRTQNIALPKESAGVWEAPHEVYRVVRSLGPSCLETRPARHATLGTEAYSPVSSPLRRYADLVNEGQILHYLEHGTPRLTAGEMEAMLPTLTCRMEAVGRIQRFRPRYWKLLAVKQSINPTYDSEIVDEAPNFVTAAVPDLQIFVRGSKKMFGDKIVPGQHFDIRLGKVDPLANEIHVVEAWESEGPDTNGSE
- the plsY gene encoding glycerol-3-phosphate 1-O-acyltransferase PlsY, translated to MAYVFLVLAAYLLGSVPFGYVVGRLCGVDPRKEGSGNTGATNLARTCGLWAGILVLVLDFGKGFLPVIVAASMHAPWPWISLAGFAALMGHCYSVFLGFKGGKAVATTLGVFAAVAPLPLVAAAFLCVVAIAASGFVSLGSLVMVTSMPLLLLAFQAPRFIPLSIAVLLLVYWRHRENIGRLVRGEEKHWRKKKSQDGKR
- a CDS encoding universal stress protein produces the protein MRRILVPVDLGPATEKVIEVTEAQARAFGAPVELLHVTVPEPDFVGYGPGPQHERDQLACEMKEQRQKLTALKERLHEAGIDVTERMYQGVPEEKILEEAKRSDIDLIILGLARHSIFYRVWVGSVGEELYRRAPCPLLFVPAPEEEE
- a CDS encoding D-alanyl-D-alanine carboxypeptidase family protein, yielding MARNTVGGFLRSRFVRLFAFFILALSVSAWPRILHCQSNFDGPSQLVAAALLMDVQSGEFLHGVAADTHIPPASLTKIMTLFLVFDALSAGKVRQNDVMRVDDSVQDIYGARLGLQPGDVLTVGEAIYGVAVASANDAATALAVHIAGSEQAFVTRMNEKAASLELRNTYYENPHGLPSPGQKTTAADVANISRAYILSHTEALEVHSARTFQFRDVVFSNRNTLLGAYPGLDGLKTGFIRASGHCLVATATRHGRRLLSVVLGAASPEERDAASVELLDYGFTASGPAAFD
- a CDS encoding universal stress protein; this translates as MERHLLITISEDQTALFGVRFAASFFSAKDHVRITLLYIAPGEDDPDVSATSALSAAHEKCLSFGFSESMVDSKSLTRRTSLIKDILAEAQRGMYDAVVLGRRGVSRLEEVLGESTSRRILEESAVTPVWICRIPDPTRKNVLLCMDGSEQAYRMADHVGFILGSEQDHDVTILCVLEPGSDPESMNPVVQRATALLTENGMDAKRITSRVENNDNPAQTIATLARDEGFAVVAAGRAASVGSVLGQLFTDSVSASLFRDSGGSTLWVAK
- a CDS encoding ABC transporter substrate-binding protein, yielding MTHTYHSTPGERNRSSGARGEAREWTPFSLMFLALCIATLAFTVSGCDQTGQEKDRQSAETPGISDNVIRVGLSLALTGHASFLGQQTLYGATAFIDHVNANGGVHGRLIELVVYDDRYEPAMCLANTQKLIVDEDIFSLFCYVGTPTTVKIIPLVERAQIPLLGIFSGAKALRDPFSPYLINVRASYHEEVDAAVTRLVEDLGCKRIAVFYQYDAYGLDGLRGAELSLLRYGLDPVAKSSYIRGTLDVEQALARILASEAEAVVMVGTYMPCAKFIRLAKKVRPDLIFYNVSFVGAEELVRILGDQGDRIVVSQVVPPPELPETLGLFPLAGQFMEHYAEAHPEQPISSVSLEGYLNARVLVEALERTGPNPTRQGFIEAVQSIDEMKIGRDAVIRFGPGDHQGLDQVYFTEIRDGELRLLTDWEDLAERMGKRPPDASRTETPGMGMVQ